In Amycolatopsis coloradensis, one genomic interval encodes:
- a CDS encoding Dabb family protein → MAGRISSVMLARYRERADIGDFHRREPRVALRDRGRDEHIGADAASPRHRAGRGTADVAQVVAGLLVGGFGVGFVVPNLNLRLAEFAHPAHRGRVLSGLVAAIFLGHFLSPIVVQPLVPGHRHRRRVHLDRCRPGRRSGTRRSPPEPEQRKGNTMIYHGNRFTLRPDASPEQVEEALESLRSQGRVIPSVKSFVVGRDLGGDYEWGAVFAIEDLDGVLGVPRAPGAPEHRPGRSAAGRQVRVL, encoded by the coding sequence ATGGCGGGCAGGATCTCGTCGGTCATGCTCGCACGCTACCGAGAACGGGCGGACATAGGCGATTTTCACCGACGCGAACCCCGCGTCGCGCTGCGAGATCGGGGGCGTGACGAACACATTGGCGCCGACGCGGCGAGCCCGCGGCACCGTGCAGGCCGCGGCACCGCTGACGTCGCCCAGGTCGTGGCCGGGCTGCTCGTCGGAGGGTTCGGCGTCGGTTTCGTCGTCCCGAACCTCAACCTGCGCCTGGCCGAGTTCGCCCATCCCGCGCACCGCGGCCGCGTGCTCAGCGGCCTGGTCGCCGCGATCTTCCTCGGGCATTTCCTGTCCCCCATCGTCGTCCAGCCACTCGTTCCAGGACATCGGCATCGGCGGCGCGTTCACCTGGACCGGTGTCGCCCTGGGCGCCGGAGCGGCACTCGCCGCTCTCCTCCCGAACCGGAACAACGGAAAGGAAACACGATGATCTACCACGGCAACCGTTTCACCCTGCGCCCCGACGCCTCCCCGGAGCAGGTCGAAGAAGCTCTGGAAAGCCTCCGCAGCCAAGGCCGGGTCATCCCGTCGGTGAAGTCCTTCGTCGTCGGCCGCGATCTCGGCGGTGACTACGAATGGGGCGCCGTCTTCGCGATCGAAGACCTCGACGGGGTACTGGGAGTACCTCGTGCACCCGGCGCACCGGAACACCGACCGGGTCGGTCTGCCGCTGGTCGACAGGTTCGCGTCCTTTGA
- a CDS encoding TetR/AcrR family transcriptional regulator: protein MARAGLTTERVIRAGAELADEIGFEHVTPTELAKRCGVKTASLYSHVRNAHELKTEIALLALAELADLAATAVAGLAGKEALVALANVHRDYALEHPGRFTAARFRLAPDKAATSAGVRHAELTRAILRGYDLAEPHRTHAVRLLGSVFSGFVGLEAAGGFSHSTPGSQESWTEILDALDVLLRAWPRTK from the coding sequence ATGGCGCGAGCGGGATTGACGACGGAACGGGTGATCCGGGCGGGCGCGGAGCTGGCCGACGAGATCGGTTTCGAGCACGTGACCCCGACCGAGCTCGCGAAACGGTGCGGCGTCAAGACGGCGAGCCTGTATTCGCACGTGCGGAACGCCCACGAACTGAAGACCGAGATCGCCCTGCTGGCCTTGGCCGAACTCGCCGATCTCGCCGCCACCGCGGTGGCGGGACTGGCGGGCAAGGAGGCGCTGGTCGCGTTGGCGAACGTCCACCGCGACTACGCCCTCGAACACCCGGGCCGGTTCACCGCCGCGAGGTTCCGGCTCGCACCGGACAAGGCGGCCACCAGCGCCGGCGTCCGCCACGCCGAATTGACGCGGGCGATCCTGCGCGGCTACGACCTCGCCGAACCGCATCGGACGCACGCGGTCCGGTTGCTGGGCAGTGTGTTCAGCGGTTTCGTCGGCCTGGAGGCCGCCGGAGGTTTCAGCCACAGCACCCCCGGCTCGCAGGAGAGCTGGACCGAGATCCTCGACGCGCTCGACGTCCTGCTGCGCGCCTGGCCCCGAACGAAATGA
- a CDS encoding GDSL-type esterase/lipase family protein — MLTTPITADLVRGALDLESTERGVLPHRLPARARLQIPDGQLAMAESQPSGVRLVFRTTASLVELDVLATKRVFTGTPPRPDGVYELFVDGRLSRQASVADGDTISVDLATGAARHEPGPVRTLRFDDLPGHEKTVEIWLPHNETTRLVALRTDSSVHSVQSSGRRTWLHHGSSISHGSNATTPTGTWPATAAALAGVDLVNLGFSGSALLDPFTARAMRDTAADIISVKIGINVVNADLMRLRAFGPAVHGFLDTIREGHPTTPLLVVSPIHCPIHEHTPGPGEFDPDALREGKVRFRATGDPAETASGKLTLTVIREELARIVKERSAADPNLRYLDGLELYGEADHAELPLPDALHPDAATHRLIGERFARLAFDAALT, encoded by the coding sequence ATGCTCACCACCCCGATCACTGCCGACCTCGTCCGCGGCGCGCTCGACCTCGAATCCACCGAGCGCGGTGTGCTCCCCCACCGGCTGCCCGCGCGGGCCCGGCTGCAGATCCCCGACGGCCAGCTGGCCATGGCGGAGTCGCAACCGTCCGGCGTGCGGCTGGTCTTCCGCACCACGGCGTCCCTCGTCGAACTCGACGTCCTGGCCACCAAACGGGTCTTCACCGGCACACCGCCCCGGCCCGACGGCGTCTACGAACTGTTCGTCGACGGCAGGCTCTCGAGGCAGGCGAGCGTGGCCGACGGCGACACGATCAGCGTCGACCTGGCCACCGGTGCCGCGCGGCACGAGCCCGGCCCCGTGCGAACCCTGCGGTTCGACGACCTGCCCGGTCACGAGAAGACCGTCGAAATCTGGCTGCCGCACAACGAAACGACCCGGCTGGTCGCCTTGCGCACCGACTCGTCCGTCCACAGTGTACAGTCGAGCGGTCGCCGGACCTGGCTGCACCACGGCAGTTCCATCAGTCACGGTTCCAACGCGACGACCCCGACCGGGACGTGGCCCGCCACGGCCGCGGCTCTCGCCGGGGTGGACCTGGTCAACCTGGGCTTCAGCGGCAGCGCGCTGCTCGACCCGTTCACCGCCCGCGCGATGCGGGACACGGCCGCCGACATCATCAGCGTCAAGATCGGTATCAACGTCGTCAACGCCGACCTGATGCGGCTGCGCGCGTTCGGCCCGGCGGTGCACGGTTTCCTCGACACCATCAGGGAAGGCCATCCCACCACGCCGTTGCTGGTCGTCTCGCCGATCCACTGCCCGATCCACGAACACACGCCGGGGCCAGGCGAGTTCGACCCGGACGCTCTGCGTGAGGGGAAAGTGCGGTTCAGGGCCACCGGCGATCCCGCGGAGACCGCATCGGGAAAGCTGACGCTCACCGTGATCCGCGAAGAACTCGCCCGTATCGTCAAGGAACGGAGCGCGGCCGATCCGAACCTGCGGTACCTCGACGGCCTCGAACTGTACGGCGAGGCGGACCACGCCGAGCTGCCGCTGCCCGACGCCCTCCACCCGGACGCGGCCACGCACCGGCTCATCGGGGAGCGCTTCGCCCGGCTGGCCTTCGACGCCGCACTCACGTGA
- a CDS encoding S1 family peptidase — protein sequence MRTNPLARTATTLVAAAAVAGFLAPSTATATTIAGYSPTVQHEAVTSLAAEAGISQAAAVEFLRTQTASVEKLQKVTASLGSRAADGYLDDAAKPVVNVLDQAAADQVTATGAQARVVKHSSAALAGAQNALQALPAVAHTSIGLDPKANQVVLTISDAAKGTEALVKAAKALGDRVRVERTTGEMHTAIYNGEAITGGGTRCSVGFNTNRGGQNYILDAGHCTRAVSQWNVGPSQGASFPTNDYGLIRNTTGSAPGAVTLWNGSTQRIASAGTATVGQRISKSGSTTRLTSGSVQRLNVTVNYAEGSVHQLIQTNALANPGDSGGCLFAGSVGLGITSGKGSGTSYYQPIGEALSAYSVTLNP from the coding sequence ATGCGCACAAACCCCTTAGCCCGTACCGCCACGACACTGGTGGCCGCGGCCGCGGTCGCCGGCTTCCTCGCCCCGTCCACGGCCACAGCCACCACCATCGCGGGCTACTCCCCCACGGTGCAGCACGAGGCGGTGACGTCCCTCGCCGCCGAAGCCGGGATCAGCCAGGCCGCCGCCGTCGAATTCCTCCGGACGCAGACGGCGAGCGTCGAGAAGCTGCAGAAGGTCACCGCTTCGCTCGGCTCCCGCGCCGCCGACGGATACCTCGACGACGCCGCCAAGCCGGTCGTGAACGTCCTCGACCAGGCCGCCGCGGACCAGGTGACGGCAACCGGGGCGCAGGCCCGGGTGGTCAAGCACTCCAGCGCCGCGCTGGCGGGGGCGCAGAACGCCCTGCAGGCGTTGCCGGCGGTCGCGCACACGTCGATCGGCCTCGACCCGAAGGCCAACCAGGTCGTCTTGACCATCTCCGACGCGGCCAAGGGCACCGAAGCCCTCGTGAAGGCCGCCAAAGCACTCGGCGACCGCGTCCGTGTGGAGCGGACCACCGGCGAAATGCACACCGCGATCTACAACGGTGAGGCCATCACCGGCGGCGGCACCCGCTGCTCGGTCGGGTTCAACACCAACCGCGGCGGCCAGAACTACATCCTCGACGCCGGTCACTGCACCCGCGCGGTGTCGCAGTGGAACGTCGGACCGTCGCAGGGCGCCAGCTTCCCGACCAACGACTACGGCCTGATCCGCAACACCACCGGCAGCGCACCCGGCGCCGTCACCCTGTGGAACGGCTCCACCCAGCGGATCGCCTCCGCCGGTACCGCCACCGTCGGGCAGCGGATCAGCAAGAGCGGCAGCACCACCCGCCTCACCTCGGGTTCGGTGCAGCGGCTGAACGTCACGGTGAACTACGCCGAAGGCTCGGTGCACCAGCTGATCCAGACCAACGCGCTGGCCAACCCCGGCGACTCGGGCGGCTGCCTCTTCGCCGGCAGCGTCGGCCTCGGCATCACCTCCGGCAAGGGCAGTGGCACTTCGTACTACCAGCCGATCGGCGAGGCACTGAGCGCCTACAGCGTCACGCTCAACCCGTAA
- a CDS encoding LysR family transcriptional regulator produces MDLLALRYFQTVARLEHVGRAAEKLRVAQPSLSRTLARLENDLGVPLFDRHGRRIRLNRFGTAFLRRVDRALAELDDARQELDDAAGLERGTVAVAAESLLVLTEPLRTFVPGHPLVDVRLSQASVEGMAEKLKAGDVDLCVTSQPLTGNDIRSRVLLDEAVMLCVPAGHRLADRGRVGLADLEGEPFLTTRPGYWQRALVDRLFAKARLDLHVVCEGDEAAVLFQLIDAGLGIALVPSLGLRAVSSSTVVWLDVDDPECRRVLSVAWREDTYLSVAAQRFRDHLVGHFRARAEPRSR; encoded by the coding sequence GTGGATCTTCTGGCACTCCGGTACTTCCAGACGGTCGCCCGGCTCGAACACGTCGGCCGCGCCGCCGAAAAGCTGCGTGTCGCGCAACCCTCGCTCAGCCGTACCTTGGCCAGGCTGGAGAACGACCTCGGCGTACCGCTGTTCGACCGGCACGGCCGCCGGATCCGGCTCAACCGGTTCGGTACCGCGTTCCTCCGTCGCGTCGACCGGGCGCTGGCCGAACTCGACGACGCCCGTCAGGAACTCGACGACGCCGCCGGGCTGGAACGCGGCACGGTCGCCGTCGCGGCCGAAAGCCTGCTCGTCCTCACCGAACCGCTTCGCACCTTCGTCCCTGGCCATCCACTGGTGGACGTGCGGCTTTCCCAGGCGTCGGTGGAGGGGATGGCGGAGAAGCTGAAAGCCGGCGACGTCGACCTGTGCGTCACCTCGCAACCCTTGACGGGTAACGACATCCGCAGCCGTGTGCTCCTTGACGAAGCGGTGATGCTCTGCGTGCCTGCCGGTCACCGGCTCGCCGATCGCGGCCGCGTCGGCCTGGCGGACCTCGAGGGTGAGCCGTTCCTCACCACGCGACCCGGTTACTGGCAACGTGCGCTCGTCGACCGTCTGTTCGCGAAGGCCAGGCTCGACCTGCACGTTGTCTGCGAGGGAGACGAGGCCGCGGTGCTCTTTCAGCTGATCGACGCGGGGCTCGGCATCGCGTTGGTTCCTTCGCTGGGGTTGCGCGCGGTCTCCAGTTCGACGGTGGTCTGGCTCGACGTCGACGATCCCGAATGCCGCCGCGTGCTCAGCGTCGCGTGGCGCGAGGACACGTATCTTTCCGTTGCCGCCCAACGGTTTCGCGATCACCTGGTCGGCCACTTCCGCGCGCGGGCCGAGCCCCGGTCGAGGTGA
- a CDS encoding multicopper oxidase family protein, which translates to MSGRLPRRTFLGLAGGAGVLVAAGVAAPRLLAQGAPETGELLRSGLPLPEPFRVPLPIPPVLRPQRTAEADHYTITQRAATAEILPGVRTPIWGYDGIFPGPTIESRRDRTVVAHHRNELPVPTVVHLHGGHTPAESDGYPTDLVLPRSGWSTAHTGHGMVDARARISNGERDYVFPLRQRAATLWYHDHRMDFTGPAVYRGLAGFHLVRDDEEDSLGLPSGDRELPLMLADRSFDEHGAFAYPSLDRSLRTTPGVESAYVEGVFGDVILVNGAPWPVHEVAAVKFRLRLLNGSNARRYDLALDPPPPGGGGFVQIGADQGLLEAPRVHDHLPLAPAERYDVVVDFGRYPVGTEVTLVNRLGTGSTAHVMRFVVARRAADDSRVPAKLGEIPPLTREQATTTREFSFRAGTVHGRAGWVIGGEPFSPDVMSASPRLGDTEIWRFVADIHHPVHLHLVGFRILSRGGRPPGPFDGGIKDTVDLAPGESVEVIARFDGYRGRYVFHCHNAEHEDMAMMANFEVV; encoded by the coding sequence ATGAGCGGGCGGCTGCCCCGCAGGACCTTCCTCGGGCTCGCCGGCGGGGCCGGTGTCCTCGTCGCGGCGGGGGTCGCGGCTCCCCGCCTGCTCGCGCAGGGCGCTCCGGAGACCGGCGAGTTGCTGCGCAGCGGACTCCCGTTGCCGGAGCCGTTCCGGGTACCGCTGCCGATCCCGCCGGTCCTGCGTCCACAAAGGACCGCCGAGGCCGATCACTACACGATCACCCAGCGGGCGGCGACGGCCGAGATCCTCCCCGGCGTCCGGACGCCGATCTGGGGCTACGACGGGATCTTCCCCGGTCCGACGATCGAGTCACGGCGGGACCGGACGGTGGTGGCGCACCACCGCAACGAACTTCCCGTGCCGACCGTGGTCCACCTGCACGGCGGGCACACCCCTGCCGAATCCGACGGCTACCCGACCGATCTCGTCCTGCCGCGATCCGGGTGGAGCACCGCGCATACCGGGCACGGCATGGTCGACGCCCGCGCCCGGATCTCGAACGGCGAACGCGACTACGTCTTCCCGCTGCGGCAACGGGCCGCGACCCTGTGGTACCACGACCATCGCATGGACTTCACCGGTCCGGCCGTGTACCGGGGCCTGGCCGGCTTCCATCTGGTCCGCGACGACGAGGAAGACTCACTGGGACTCCCGTCCGGGGACCGTGAACTGCCGCTGATGCTCGCCGACCGGTCTTTCGACGAGCACGGGGCCTTCGCCTATCCCTCGCTCGACCGGTCGCTGCGGACCACACCGGGCGTCGAAAGTGCTTATGTGGAAGGCGTTTTCGGTGATGTCATCCTGGTCAACGGCGCGCCGTGGCCGGTACACGAGGTGGCGGCCGTCAAGTTCCGCCTGCGCCTGCTCAACGGCTCCAACGCCCGGCGCTACGACCTGGCGCTGGACCCGCCGCCGCCCGGCGGGGGCGGGTTCGTGCAGATCGGCGCCGACCAAGGCCTCCTGGAGGCTCCGCGCGTGCACGACCATCTCCCCCTCGCGCCGGCGGAACGATACGACGTCGTCGTCGATTTCGGCCGGTATCCGGTCGGCACCGAAGTCACCCTCGTGAACCGGCTCGGCACCGGTTCGACCGCCCACGTCATGCGATTCGTCGTCGCGCGCCGCGCCGCGGACGACAGCCGCGTTCCGGCGAAACTCGGCGAAATCCCGCCGCTCACTCGCGAACAGGCCACGACCACGCGCGAGTTCTCGTTCCGGGCGGGCACCGTCCACGGCCGCGCGGGCTGGGTGATCGGCGGGGAACCGTTCTCGCCGGACGTGATGTCGGCGAGCCCGCGCCTCGGCGACACGGAGATCTGGCGGTTCGTCGCCGACATCCACCATCCCGTGCACCTGCACCTGGTGGGCTTCCGGATCCTCTCGCGCGGCGGGCGTCCGCCGGGGCCGTTCGACGGCGGTATCAAGGACACCGTGGACCTGGCCCCCGGCGAGTCGGTCGAGGTCATCGCGCGGTTCGACGGCTATCGCGGCCGTTATGTCTTCCATTGCCACAACGCCGAACACGAGGACATGGCGATGATGGCGAACTTCGAGGTGGTCTGA
- a CDS encoding RidA family protein produces the protein MTNEHPYPPAFRSGDLVSVSGRLGVSEAGALVPGGFDAECPQAFANLEAALRSVGATRADVVKVVVYLTDIADRDGLNRVYEEFFAEPRPARTCVGVASLPYGGVVEVEALARVRDV, from the coding sequence GTGACCAACGAGCATCCGTACCCTCCGGCCTTCCGCAGCGGTGACCTGGTTTCCGTGTCCGGACGGCTCGGCGTGAGCGAAGCCGGCGCACTGGTACCCGGCGGATTCGACGCCGAATGCCCGCAGGCCTTCGCCAATCTCGAGGCCGCGCTGCGTTCGGTGGGCGCGACGAGGGCCGACGTGGTGAAGGTCGTCGTCTACCTGACCGACATCGCCGACCGCGACGGCCTCAACCGGGTCTACGAAGAGTTCTTCGCCGAGCCTCGGCCCGCCCGGACCTGTGTCGGGGTCGCGTCGCTGCCCTACGGCGGAGTCGTCGAGGTCGAGGCCCTCGCCCGCGTACGCGATGTCTGA
- a CDS encoding helix-turn-helix transcriptional regulator, producing the protein MSEQDAILDALAPVADGIAATLGSFCEVVVHDFRRPEKSVVAIAGSVTDRTVGGSMSEIGMGLLARGDDAEDQLNYVTRTASGKLVKSSTMLLRDSGGSVFGALCVNLDVTALGQLRTLVGELADVGTAAETPTTTFGDDVDAVVDAIVDEHQLRLNKPWTALSREERLDLFRSLHARGVFAVRRAVPQVAARIGISRASAYNYLAEIRDQGAS; encoded by the coding sequence ATGTCTGAGCAGGACGCGATCCTCGACGCGCTCGCCCCGGTCGCCGACGGCATCGCGGCGACACTCGGCTCGTTTTGCGAGGTCGTGGTGCACGACTTCCGCCGTCCGGAGAAGTCGGTGGTCGCGATCGCGGGCTCGGTCACCGACCGCACCGTGGGCGGCTCGATGAGCGAGATCGGCATGGGCCTGCTCGCCCGCGGCGACGACGCCGAAGACCAGCTGAACTACGTCACTCGGACGGCGTCCGGGAAGCTCGTGAAGTCGTCGACCATGCTGCTGCGCGACAGCGGCGGCTCGGTGTTCGGCGCCTTGTGCGTGAACCTCGACGTCACCGCGCTGGGCCAGCTGCGGACCCTGGTCGGCGAACTCGCCGACGTCGGCACCGCCGCCGAAACGCCGACCACCACCTTCGGCGACGACGTCGACGCGGTGGTGGACGCGATCGTCGACGAGCACCAGCTCCGGCTGAACAAACCCTGGACCGCGCTCAGCCGCGAAGAACGCCTCGACCTGTTCCGCAGCCTGCACGCGCGCGGCGTCTTCGCCGTGCGGCGGGCCGTGCCCCAGGTCGCGGCCCGGATCGGGATCTCCCGCGCCTCCGCTTACAACTATCTCGCCGAAATCCGTGATCAAGGAGCATCATGA
- a CDS encoding pyridoxal-phosphate dependent enzyme: MTAPVTIDDIRDAAARLAGIAHRTPVVRSRTLDDLVGAEVFIKCENLQRVGAFKFRGAYNAASRLSPEQLAKGIAAYSSGNHAQAVALAARELGSSAVILIPEDTPQSKKDATAGYGAEIVTYDRYTGDRVAIGEALAADRGLALIPPYEHPHVIAGQGTAALELLEDTESLDTLVVPVGGGGLIAGSSTAAKAVRPGIRVVGVEPAEGDDTKRSLEAGERVSIPVPRTIADGQAAAIPGELTFSINRRLVDDIALVTDDQVRDAMRFAFERLKLVIEPSGATGLAALLSGQVPASGRVGVIVSGGNVSPERFAELIAAG; encoded by the coding sequence ATGACCGCCCCCGTGACCATCGACGACATCCGCGACGCCGCCGCCCGTCTGGCCGGTATCGCGCACCGGACGCCGGTCGTGCGTTCCCGGACCCTCGACGACCTCGTCGGCGCCGAGGTCTTCATCAAGTGCGAAAACCTCCAGCGCGTCGGGGCTTTCAAGTTCCGTGGCGCGTACAACGCCGCTTCGCGACTGTCGCCGGAACAGCTGGCCAAGGGCATCGCCGCCTACTCGTCGGGGAACCACGCCCAGGCCGTCGCGCTCGCCGCGCGGGAACTCGGGAGCAGCGCGGTCATCCTGATCCCGGAGGACACCCCGCAGTCCAAAAAGGACGCCACCGCGGGCTACGGCGCCGAGATCGTCACCTACGACCGGTACACCGGCGACCGCGTCGCGATCGGTGAGGCACTGGCGGCCGACCGCGGTCTCGCGCTCATCCCGCCCTACGAGCACCCGCACGTGATCGCCGGGCAGGGCACCGCGGCGCTGGAACTGCTGGAGGACACCGAATCACTGGACACGCTCGTCGTCCCGGTCGGCGGCGGTGGCCTGATCGCGGGCAGCTCGACCGCCGCGAAGGCCGTGCGGCCCGGCATCCGGGTCGTCGGTGTCGAACCCGCCGAGGGCGACGACACCAAACGCTCGCTGGAGGCCGGGGAACGCGTGTCGATTCCCGTGCCGCGGACCATCGCCGACGGCCAGGCCGCCGCCATTCCCGGCGAACTGACCTTCTCGATCAACCGGCGGCTCGTCGACGACATCGCGCTGGTCACCGACGACCAGGTCCGGGACGCGATGCGGTTCGCGTTCGAACGGCTGAAGCTCGTCATCGAGCCGAGCGGGGCGACCGGGCTCGCGGCGCTGCTCAGCGGCCAGGTGCCCGCTTCGGGCAGGGTCGGGGTGATCGTCAGCGGCGGGAACGTGAGCCCGGAACGCTTCGCCGAACTGATCGCGGCCGGGTGA
- a CDS encoding alpha/beta hydrolase family protein, whose product MKRTRRWGLLALAMVALLGSPVPASAAPAPVTADNGAKVVEETWLDARTVDLKISSPALGTTGMVRLLVPAGWAAQPTRTWPTLFLLHGCCEPVDYRSWDQFTDVKAFTADKDALVVMPTGGPAGMYTKWWNFGLKSTPDWDTFHTLEVRQIVERGYRAGTRRVVAGLSIGGYGALAYSYKHKGMFAAAASYSGVPNTLNQGAPLFIQGILARAGIFNYLELWGDSWGMRPLWTANNPYDNVDGLRGTALYISCGNGKTGPLDPPGQSDIFEPQALASSVSFTDRLKAKGIPATVDYYGDGTHSWPYWQRALRNSWPVLAGGLGL is encoded by the coding sequence ATGAAGCGAACCCGGCGGTGGGGTCTGCTGGCGCTGGCCATGGTCGCCCTGCTCGGAAGCCCGGTCCCCGCGAGCGCGGCGCCCGCGCCGGTCACCGCCGACAACGGCGCGAAGGTCGTCGAGGAGACCTGGCTGGACGCGCGCACCGTCGACCTCAAGATCAGTTCGCCCGCGCTCGGCACCACCGGCATGGTCCGCCTGCTGGTCCCGGCGGGCTGGGCCGCGCAACCGACACGGACCTGGCCGACGCTGTTCCTGCTGCACGGCTGCTGCGAACCGGTCGACTACCGCTCGTGGGACCAGTTCACCGACGTCAAGGCGTTCACCGCGGACAAGGACGCCCTCGTCGTCATGCCGACCGGCGGGCCCGCCGGGATGTACACGAAATGGTGGAACTTCGGGCTCAAGAGCACTCCCGACTGGGACACCTTCCACACCCTGGAGGTGCGGCAGATCGTCGAACGCGGCTACCGGGCGGGTACGCGCCGGGTCGTCGCCGGACTGTCGATCGGCGGGTATGGCGCGCTCGCGTACTCGTACAAGCACAAGGGCATGTTCGCCGCGGCCGCGTCCTACAGCGGGGTGCCGAACACCCTCAACCAGGGAGCTCCGCTGTTCATCCAGGGGATCCTGGCCCGCGCGGGGATCTTCAACTACCTCGAACTCTGGGGCGACTCCTGGGGGATGCGGCCGCTCTGGACGGCGAACAACCCATACGACAACGTCGACGGCCTGCGTGGCACGGCGCTCTACATCTCCTGCGGGAACGGGAAGACCGGTCCGCTCGACCCGCCGGGACAGTCCGACATCTTCGAACCGCAGGCGCTGGCTTCCTCGGTGAGCTTCACGGATCGGTTGAAGGCCAAGGGGATTCCGGCGACCGTCGACTACTACGGCGACGGCACGCACAGCTGGCCCTACTGGCAACGGGCGCTGCGGAACTCCTGGCCGGTGCTGGCGGGCGGGCTCGGTCTTTGA
- a CDS encoding acyl-CoA carboxylase subunit beta, with protein sequence MTDTTEFRIADLAARREELRTAEKRAVDRQHAKGKLTARERVEELLDPGSLVELDQFARHRCTEFGMDANRPYGDGVVTGHGTVDGRRICVFSQDFTVFGGSMGEVFGEKVLKVMDLAMTLGCPVVGINDSGGARIQEGVVSLAYYAELGRRNTLASGVIPQISLIMGPCAGGAVYSPAITDFTVMVDETAHMFVTGPDVVHAVSGERVTAQRLGGAAVNSEVSGNAHHRATDEHDAIDWVRTLLGYLPSNNLDTVPEYADETAPELTAADLELDRLVPDSLNQAYDMAEVIVRLVDDGDFMEVHSGFAPNMICAFGRIRGRTVGVVANQPRHRAGVIDIDASEKAARFVRFCDAFSIPILTLADVPGYLPGEAQERHGIIRRGAKLIYAYAEATVPKVTVVIRKAYGGGYAVMGSKHLGADINLAWPTAEIAVMGAEGAVRVLHRHDLAALPPEQRSAEQRRLTEAYRERHSNPYPAAERGYVDQVIAPSQTRLQVARALHALRTKRQILPAKKHGNIPL encoded by the coding sequence ATGACCGACACGACGGAGTTCCGGATCGCCGATCTCGCCGCCCGCCGGGAAGAGCTCCGGACCGCCGAGAAGCGGGCCGTCGACCGGCAGCACGCCAAGGGGAAGCTGACCGCGCGCGAACGCGTCGAGGAGTTGCTGGACCCGGGTTCCTTAGTCGAACTCGACCAGTTCGCCCGGCATCGGTGCACCGAGTTCGGGATGGACGCCAACCGGCCCTACGGCGACGGAGTGGTGACCGGGCACGGCACCGTCGACGGCAGGCGGATCTGCGTGTTCTCCCAGGACTTCACCGTGTTCGGCGGCAGCATGGGCGAGGTCTTCGGTGAGAAGGTCCTCAAGGTGATGGACCTGGCGATGACGCTGGGCTGTCCCGTGGTCGGGATCAACGACTCCGGCGGCGCCCGGATCCAGGAAGGCGTCGTCTCGCTCGCCTACTACGCCGAACTCGGCAGGCGCAACACGCTGGCGTCCGGCGTCATCCCGCAGATCTCGCTGATCATGGGACCCTGCGCGGGCGGGGCGGTCTACTCGCCGGCGATCACCGACTTCACCGTGATGGTCGACGAGACCGCGCACATGTTCGTCACCGGGCCGGACGTCGTGCACGCCGTCAGCGGAGAACGGGTCACCGCCCAGCGGCTCGGCGGCGCCGCGGTGAACAGCGAGGTGTCCGGGAACGCCCACCACCGGGCCACCGACGAACACGACGCCATCGACTGGGTACGGACCCTGCTCGGGTATCTGCCGTCCAACAACCTCGACACCGTCCCGGAGTACGCCGATGAGACCGCGCCCGAACTCACCGCCGCAGACCTCGAACTCGACCGGCTGGTGCCCGATTCGCTGAACCAGGCGTACGACATGGCCGAGGTGATCGTCCGTCTCGTCGACGACGGCGACTTCATGGAGGTGCACAGCGGCTTCGCGCCGAACATGATCTGCGCGTTCGGCCGGATCCGGGGCCGCACGGTCGGTGTCGTGGCGAACCAGCCTCGCCATCGTGCGGGCGTGATCGACATCGATGCCTCGGAGAAGGCCGCGCGGTTCGTCCGGTTCTGCGACGCCTTCTCCATCCCGATCCTCACCCTGGCCGACGTGCCCGGTTACCTGCCCGGCGAGGCGCAGGAACGGCACGGGATCATCCGGCGCGGCGCCAAGCTGATCTACGCCTACGCCGAGGCGACCGTGCCGAAGGTGACCGTGGTGATCCGCAAGGCTTACGGCGGCGGCTACGCGGTGATGGGGTCGAAACATCTCGGCGCGGACATCAACCTGGCCTGGCCCACCGCGGAGATCGCGGTGATGGGCGCCGAGGGCGCGGTGCGGGTGCTGCACCGGCACGACCTGGCCGCGCTGCCCCCGGAACAGCGGTCCGCCGAACAGCGACGGCTCACCGAGGCGTACCGCGAACGGCATTCGAACCCTTACCCGGCGGCCGAACGCGGTTACGTCGATCAGGTCATCGCGCCGTCGCAGACCCGCCTTCAGGTGGCGAGGGCGTTGCACGCGCTGCGGACCAAACGGCAGATCCTCCCGGCCAAGAAGCACGGAAACATCCCGTTGTGA